The Triticum aestivum cultivar Chinese Spring chromosome 6D, IWGSC CS RefSeq v2.1, whole genome shotgun sequence genomic sequence tgcccCGGGCAGGGAGCCGCGCACGCGGGGACAggcaggccccgccgccgccaacaccACCCGGCCCGCGCCGGGGGCGCCCGTCGGCGGCGGCAGGGAGGGAGGGCGCGACGAGGGCGGCCGAAGGGGAAGGAGGGctcgcgccgccccggccacctcccggggaggcggcgcggagCGGATCCGGGGGAAGGGGgggaggggaagggggcggccggcgaccggcggcggcggcgggggctagGACGGCCGCCGGTggcggggggagggagggaggaaccctaggtcgggggggggggggggggctagtagTACTATATGATAGGTACTACAAGTAATATAGGAAGCAGTGCACACTAAAATGAATGACTGAACATGCATACTCAATCTCAGCTGCATGATGAAATTCTCTGAAGTTTCAATTGCTTTCTTTTATTTCTCAAATTTTGTCAGAAGTTGTACTCACAGCCAATTAGTACAAAGAATGGCCGTTGTAATTGAATACAGTAATGCTCCATTTATTAAATCATAAAAAACAGGGAAAATGTACGATTGTAGTAAACTAATTGAAGTTTCagttgcattatttattttaaacTACAAGGAATTTCATTTTGCTTGTACTCACTTGCTAGATATTAACCAGCGTACTAACTGAGGATATCAACTTGCTGGCCTATCACCGGCTACACAATGTAAGATGAACTAAAAAATTCCATCACGGGTTCTTACTGCAACTCATTGCATACATGGTTTGTAAAACAAAACTAAAAGAAACTGCTCGAGATACGAAAGCACGCCAAGTAGTACAAAACCTATATCTATATGTAGGAAAGTAGTATTCACAAACTAGTAGCTGCAGCAAAACTAATTGTGACAAGCAAACTTTATGAACCATCAAGTTAAAACATGACAATCGGCACTGAACAGACATAACATCAAAATCCATCACCGCGAGAATATGGCAAGCAGCTTTTTAGCCATTGATTATGACAAGCTCAACAACTAGCTCTTAGTTCCCATCGAACGTGGTTTCCATTTTATTTAGGTATAAAATGCTCACATAGGACAATGAAATCAAATCATGTGCAGATGGAAGAATTTGCTAGGGCAAACAGAACCTTGTTTTGATACTGAAGAAAGAGAGTGTGAACACTGAAGACAATTAATACTGAGAAACTATGAATGGAAAAAGAATTGGATGAACACTGAACAAAGAATGGCGAAGTAAAATTGATAAACTGAATACTGAAGAGAGAGCTAAATACAAAAAATCTGAAATCTGAAACTGAAGAAAACGGTAAAGTGTCGTTGAATGCCTGACTGCTAGAAAGAGAAAAACCTCAAAATGAAATAATGAATATACATCTGCACTGAAAATGAGACAATGagggaaaaaaaaggaaaagactgAAACTAAAACTGAGATAATGAGGAACAAATAGGACTGAAACTAATTGAACTGAGAATCTGAAACACTGAAGAAAGAAATCAAAGAATGAACGACTGAAAAATTTATGAATCTTCAACAAAAAATTCACCCTGCAAAACTAtgaatttgaaaaattcaaagaaaccAAAAAGAGCACTATGAACTAAGTCTGAAATAACTGAATCTGTAACCTGATACATAAAAGCACTATGCAGATTCAGAGGAAATTCCCCCTGATTGTTGTTATCAAAGGAAATAAAAACCCACGAGACGAGCGCCAAGATTCGGGGTGACAAATCGAACGGGAGCGAAATCAATTTTCAATAGACTGGAAAATAGTAAAAATGGAATTTATTAATATATAAACGCTTTGTTGGGATCTGACTCAATGAATATAATTGTGTAAAAAATATCATAATAATCCTAGGACTTGTTTTTTGTGTAATTTATTTGTGAGCATGATTTTTGGGATGATGCACAAGAACCAAGAGTAGTCTGAAGAGATTTATGTGTTTGATAAAAAAATGCTTCAAAAGTTGTTTCTTACATTAAGACTTGGAAAAGGACATGGATTATCTTCTCCCCAGCTCAAATACATCCACAtaaacagtaaattaaaaaaaaacaaataGTAAAAGATGATATATTTTTTGGATGAACTTCAACTAACATCGTGCAAAAATTCACCTTGAAAAGACATCCGTAGAGGAATGTGCAAAAAAAAAAATCTGAACTTAAAAAAACGAATTTTGGAGCACTCATTTTTTTTGTTATCTTGGCACACACCTCTATCCACTCAATGAATCTCTTCAACACATAAGAGCATCGATTCCCCGAAGCTACATCACGCCACACTGCTCACCGGCAATCTTGGTCCACAGCAATCTTGGTCTCGGACATGCCGGCCGGGCTCTCGCACGGGCCATCACGATTGAGTGCCGCTGCTCTTTCCGCCCGACCCCGAAGAAGCGCCACTCGATCTATGGCAAGCTCTGCCATCCGGCGCTCAACGCGGGCGGGATCACGCCGCTCCCTCGCGATCTTCACGGCCACCTCCTCCAGCTTCTTCAGCCTGCGCTTGATCGTCTTCAGAGCCAGCTCTGTGCGCGCGCCGTCCTCGAGCGCCTCCCGCATCGGCGCCAACATCTCGCCGTACATCTCCTGGATAACCTCCCGGCACTCGCGGCTGGGGTAGAGTTCCTCGAACGTACGCGGCCGCGCGTGGTCGCCCGGCGACGGCTTGATTTCTTCCGGCGGTTCCTTCGCCGGCTCGGCTTCCTCCCGTGATTTCTTCTTTGGCTTGAGTTCTTGTAGTGCTTTCTTGGTGCGTCTCATGGTGACCACCAGCTTGGTGTACGCGGTCTCAAACTCCCACGCCTCCCTAAACTTGGAGAATTTGTCGCCGCTCTTCGGGGCATCAACGGCCGAGGAGGCGCGTTGGTTGGTCGTCTTCCGTTCGTCGACGCGGGGTTTCTTCTTGCACGCGGCATCGACTCGGATCGTGGCCGTTCCGGCAGCGGGGGCCTTGCGCTTGGGTGCAGGAGCACGGTGCTCTTCCGGCGGCTCCTTCTTGGGGCGACGCCTCAGAAAGTCACGCCCCGTCGGAAGGTACTCCGTGAAACCGCGGAGGAGATGGCCGTGCGCCGACCCGAAAATCCTCCGGGCCTCGTCGTAGATTTGATTCGCGTCGAGCTTGACCTCCGACCTAACGTTGAAGAGCAGCGCGAGGACCCTGTCGTAGAGCCCGGCGTCCGCCAGCTTCACCCGCTCGAGGAACCGCATGGCCCCGGCACAGTCGGCGTCGACGGAGGCGGCCGCCGGGTGGCGGCGCTCCCTCTTGGGCCGCTTGGGCGGATCATCATCGCGGACGGGCTCGGCTTCGTGCTGAGCAGGACGGCGGAGAAAGGGGTTGTAGGTGTCGAAACGCTGGATGAGATCGGGATGGCCGTGGAGGAGCGCGTACGCCCTGGccacgacggcggggatgtcgacGATCTCGCGCCTGCTGAAGCGCGCGAAGAGGTCGAGAAACTCCGCGGTGACGTCCAGATCGGGCGCGAAGCATGCTTTGACCTGCTCCAGGAGGGATAGGGCGTCGTACACCGCGGGCTGCGGAAAGCTATCTAGCAGCTGCTCCATGGCGGCGGCTCCCTCGGCCTCGATCGTCTCGGCCGGCGGCGCGGGTTATTTTTCTGTAGTGCGGACCGGACGGGTGGGGGGTTTCAGATTTGACGTTCTCGTCACTTATagaaagaagaaaagagaagaaaaagaaagggttTCGGACTTCACGGATGGATCAGGGGCGCTTCGTTACACGCCGTGGCCGTTTCGTGTCGTGATCGTGTTCAGCCCTGAATCCGTGACAGGAGTGGATACGGTCTGTAATTTTGGAGCGCCGGTACGTAGCGCAAGATCATCATCGATTAAATCGCGGGAACAACTCGTAGCATTCGGACCTCTGCCAACGCCAGCGTCTGACTAATCTGCCCGACCAAAAACCCCTCTCGCGCCCCCCCCCCCGCGCTTTCCAGCCCTCTAGAGCGGCCGCTCCGCATTGATGCCCGCTCAAAGAGGACGTGACCGCTCGCCGGCGCCAATATTGAAGTGACATGTCGGCCGAGGGCGCCACCCGCGCCGCATTCCTGGTCTACACGTCTGTTCAATGTTGGAGAGATGTTTAGTGGACGAGACGGATGGATATCTACCATGCCCATTCAATATCGGTCCCTTCGTCTGCCGCCATTCAACATATTGCCGaccgagaaaccaactccggcgcCACACATttacgcacccggacgcttggcctcgtCGACATCCACTATTTAAAGGCGGCCACACCCGGTGAACATCACACACAACCCCATCTGCTCCACGTCTTCCTCCCGTGCATCACATCTGCCATGACCGCCAACAGGAACGCTCTGTGGGAGAGCCCGTCGACGAAGATGAAGCATGAGGCCGCCGCCCCTTGCGGCCGCCTGGTAGAGCCGTCGTGCCAGGCAGATCGAGGCTGGCATGCCGTCCAGCTCCTCCAAGGTCTTCGACGACGATCCCACGACGGAGACATGCTCTGACAACGACTTAGCACCGGAGCCCACGCCGATGCATGTCGGCTTGACCATGGAGCAGGCGCAGGCGCACTTCGATGACACCATGGCGGAGGAGCAGCCTGCGCCGACACCTATGTCGTTGTTTTGGCACGCGCAGGAGGAGCAGCGGTACAACCTGATTCTCCTCGAGCAGCACTGGCTGGCGAATGGCTCTATGAGGCCGCTTGCGCCACACAGGCGACGCAGCTGGACGCAGACGCGGAGGCAGTGCGGGCTGTGCAAGCGATCGCGGACCAGAACACCGTTAGTTGCGTGTCCTACACGTTGACGAACACTGTTTGGAAGCGCCTGTGGgacgacgagagtggcagccccTCCATTTCCATCGTAGACCTCACATCCACCGGCGACAGACAGGTCGCGGAGTCCTCCagggatgagtagggcatgggaggcagcaGGGCATTTGCTACTCACGATGGAgttgttggatttccctgaagaggaagggtgaagcaatatactAGCAGATATTATTtctcttagttaagaaccaagatttatcgaaGCAGTAGAAGGCACCACACCAGCAATATAGACAATACTTGCACACACACAAAGCAATTGCTTGCATCCAACAAAGGCAAGGGGGTCGTTACTCCCCTTGTTCTTGCCAGTTGTAAGACTAAAACTGATAATGACAGGCAAagcaaataaaaagtaaaaaagaaaataaaagagaacaAATAAAGAAATTATAGGATTCTTAGTACAGTATTGATGGAGAATGGACCCGAGGGCCATATGTTTACTAGTGGTTTGTCTCTCAAAATCATAGcagcggtgggtaaacaaattgttggaaatatgccctagaggcaataataaaatggtcattgtcggatttcgggttccggcaaaatccttaaggttcgaaccctggggtgcgcacgaagatctctcctctccctAGCTCTCGCCCTTACCGCGGTCTCAAGGCTCAGCACGTCGAACCCAAAGAACAACAGAcaaaaggtttatactggttcgggccaccgatgtggtgtaataccctactccagtgtggtgtggtggattgcctcttgggccgaggatgaacagttacaagggaagaacagcccccTGAGgacaggtgttcttgtgcttggtgagtttgtgtggatgaggatgatcgtGTGGTCTTGGCTCCGTAATCCATtgccttctatggtggtggctagccctatttatagaggccctggtcctcttcccaaatattgagcgggaagggatccaacaacggccaaatttgaagggagacaactagtacaagttatcctgactaaatgtggtcttcgcctgccaaaggctctggtggtgacgtcgtcttgggctccacggtgacctctgtcctgccgtcctgctggtcttggtcttgttgcaccgatatggaaacctttgcttgatgcctcgggactccgcgcctgcgcttgcctctttagcaccaaagaggaaatgaggacactgcgcgcgctggcgcccgcctggcactcgcctggccttggtcgtcatggcttgtgtcatagaaacctcgcgaggtgcccctcgccttgatctctccgcccctcgcgagccagcctggggaggccgcccccgaggaggtcttgcgtcgtccgcctcgcgaggcttggcccctcgcgagggtcttgagcgttggttgatgaagatgggctgtacggggccgctggtggagccacaccgtgggccgcaggcaggcaagtctggggacccccgttcccaggacgccgacagtcattattatatttccttgttcatgataattgtctgttgttcatgctataattgtattaaccggaaaccgtaatgcatgtgtaaatacatagaccacaacatgtccctagcaagcctctagttgactagctcgttgatcatagttggttatggtttcctgaccatggacattggatgtcgttgataacgggatcacattattaggagaatgatgtgatggacaagacccaatcctaataaATGGTGAGCATTCCCCCTTCCGTGGCCCTGCtgtgccatttcttctcgctgcacctggccAGCCCTCGGCAGTGCTCGGGATgcttgagcttccaggccgtggctgcgacggcCGGCTCGGGAATTGATTTTGAGCTTCCACCATCCACaagcgagtttcggacacggtgggtgtttgtGGACATCGGTGTGCTCAGCCCCTTGCTCTCGCGCCCCTTGGCGCCCGCCGTCCCAAGttccggctggggccacgagaagctcgcTAACCCCCGCATTGCCTTCGTCTGGCTCTggttgaagaggctgaaagatCTCGGCGTGACTGcacccatggtgatgaaggagttcctccgacgtCGTGTCACCCCACTCCAGTGCCATTCCCGGCCGATGTGGGCCCTGTCCGGCggccaggatcgcatgaggcttcaggagtcggggCTTCCGTTTGAGGCGCGaagaacggtgctcgaggtcctgacggcGACCCTTCGCCAGCCGATATGCCTCAGGAGGGCTGTCTtttgtactgctgctcgaacaaggtggagttcgcggggcagatgccccccttcaacgaatgggggctgcgtccagtcggccttgaggggccccgcgagaaccctgtcTCCGTGGTTCCCCTCCTTGCCGCCAGCGCCGAACTTACCCCAAGGGTGGACGCAGGGGGCGAGCGCTGCTGGAGGCCGGAGGCGCGGCTGCTGAGGCGTCGACACCGCTTGAGGCTCCCGAGGTGCCATCCCCGGAAGCCCATGACTCCTGCCCTGGGGTGACGGTTGAGGGGGCGACGCGATCCGCTGCTCCTGAGGCCGAAGCCTCCGAGGTCTCagcaggttgatacgtctccaacgtatctataatttatgaagtattcatgctattatattatctgttttggatgtttatgggctttattaaacacttttatattatttttgggactaacctattaacccagagcccagtgccagtttctgttttttcccttgtttcagtgtttcgcagaaaaggaatatcaaaaggaatccaaatggaatgaaaccttcgggagcatgatttttggaacgaacgtgatccaggagacttggagttgaagtcaaggaagcttcgaggtggccacgaggcagggaggcgcacctgcccccctgggcgcgcccccaccttcgtgggccccttgtggctcccctgaccgacttctttcgcctatatatatccatataccctaaaaacatcgaagaacagaatatatcgggagttccaccgccgcaagcctctgtagccaccaaaaaccaaccgggaccctgttccggcaccctgctggaggggggatccctcaccggtggccatcttcatcatcccgacgctctccatgacgaggagggagtagttcaccctctgggctgagggtatgtaccagtagctatgtgtttgatctctctctctctctctctctctctctctcgtgttcttgatttggcatgatcttgatgtatcgcgagctttgctattatagttggatcttatgatgtttctccccctctactttcttgtaatggattgagttttccctttgaagttatcttatcggattgagtctttaaggatttgagaacacttgatgtatgtcttgcatgtgcttatctgtggtgagggatattcacgtgatctacttgatgtatgttttggtgatcaacctgcgggttcagtgaccttgtgaacttatgcataggggttggcacacgttttcgtcttgactttctggtagaaactttggggcactctttgaaattctttgtgttggttgaatagatgaacctgagattgtgtgatgcatatcgtataatcatactcgtggatacttgaggtgacattggagtatctaggtgacattagggttttggttgatttgtatcttaaggtgttattctagtacgaactctatgattgatcgaacggaaagaatagcttcgtgttattttactttgaggtggtttcgtaccctacaataatctcttcatttgttctccgctattagtgactttggagtgactctttgttgcatgttgagggatagttatatgatccaattatgttattattgttgagagaacttgcactagtgaaagtatgaaccctatgccttgtttcctagcattgcaataccgtttacgctcacttttaccacttgctaccttgctgtttttatattttcagattacaaaaacctatatctatcatccatattgcacttgtatcaccatctcttcgctgaactagtgcacctatacaatttaccattgtattgggtgtgttggggacacaagagactctttgttatttggttgcagggttgttcgagagagaccatcttcatcctacgcctcccacggattgataaaccttaggtcatccacttgagggaaatttgctactgtcttacaaacctctgcacttagaggcccaacaacgtctacaagaagaaggttgcgtagtagacatcacaggtCATCATGAGGCGGAGCCCGAGGGCTCCCCTCAGCCCAGCACTCccgaggtcgtctcctcgggcgcCTCACCAGCCGCGCCCTGCGCTGGTTGCCGTGTCCAAGGCTTCGGCCGGCTCCGTCTGGACTTCgatgcgctccgcaagaggaaagggtctCCAAGCTGCAGTAGTGATGCCTTCCGGccgttgaagcagaggaagtatatCGCCATAAACGAGTgggtaccttatctttgtaatttctcgAGTGTTGCTTCCCCTTCCGACTATGGTTCTTCAGGGTCCCTTCTGCTAAGGCGGCGAAATCTCCCGGGAAGCAACCTCCTCCTGACTCGAGTCCCCCGCTGGCCTTGAACGCTCCAAGCCAGCATGCCGCACTTGGCGCGAGGTCAGCCGGAGAGGCAAGCGCGCCAGCCTGGCGCCTCGAGCCCGCGACCTTGCTGTCTCTCCTTCGTGGCCTTGCCTGGGGTGCGGCTAGTGTGccgagggctcctcctctggttatgGACGACGGCTGGATGACTTTGATCCTGGCTTCTTCTTCGAGCAATGGGCCTCAACCCATCCGGGCCCCTGCCGAGGCCCGGTCGGCGACCAGGGAAGCGCCAGCCCCCTGCCCCCTGCTGGAAGGGGTTGCGCCGCTTCGGATCCCGTCGGCAACCCCCGCTATGGGGGACGGATCCGGTCGCGCGCTTAAGTTTGCGCACGAGCGGAGtgtcgtccgccacgagctctttcaggaggcaatGGGCGCAATGAGCCGGCTCGGCGGAGAACTCGTGGATgttgacgcgcgccttgaggccgagggtctCCGGCTGATGGAGGagtggcatcaactgaaggtggctatcaacctcgggcgtCTTCAGCGTGAGCAcaccaatgcgaaggccgaggcatccctggcaacctcgtgtgaggccagcgcccgagccttggaggaggccagggaggcggaCCGTCGCCACACGATTGCCGAGGAGCACAGGAGGGAGCTCCAGGCCTTGAACGCCTCTTTGGAACaacaggtggaggcgcgcagagtcGCCTTAGTGTCGATGAAGGGTGCACCGTCCGACGAGGAGGAGATCTTGTGGCGTGAAGAAGCACTATTGCTggaggccacggagcgcagcctcgagctcgagcggttggagacaagggagcgccagTTCGCCCAAGCGGAGGATGCCGTGGGCGCGCTTGAGGCTAAGGCTCGGGAGGAGGTtgaccgccgggtggccgaggctcgcgcggtcCTTGttggcaggtacgacctgaagctgacgCTTGTGGAAGCTGAAGCTGTGGGCAGGACCACTGCCCTCAAGTCAGCGCTGGCTGAAGCAGAACAGCACGAGAAAACCGCCGCGGCCGCCTTGACCTCTGTGCAGGCCgagctggcctccgcccgtgccgagctgctctctcttcagcAGCGGGTTGCCAGCGCCGAGTCCTTCGCGCAACAGAGCAGGGAGTAGGCACTTCGCCGGCAGACGCTACTGCGTGGGCACGCTCCCATGTTTCGGGACCTCAGGACGAAGGCCAACCAGGCGCTTGGTACCATCTGCGATGAGCACGCCCCTCATCTCCATGCCGAGGATTACGCCAGCCATCTCTGCTTCTTCACCAATGttgtgacgcgcctggagaaccgtgctgagagggctcgcgagcttgtggaCGAAAAGAGCCGAGGCCTTCTCAGGCGCGCATTCTCCctcgtcttcagccatctcctgaacaCCAATCCTGACTTTGACTTTGATGCCGCTATTGCCCCAGTGCCTAAGGCCATGCGGGGCAACCTAGCGCGCTGGGTGGACGACAAGGTGGATGCCCtggttagggcctttgcttctgacgacgacgcggtggtggtcgcagCAAACGAGGGCGGCGTGGTTAATGACGGTGAAGATAATTTCGACGACGGCGCCAGCAGTCTATCCGGGAGCGGTTCGGGAGATGAGGCGAGCGCCATGTTCGACTGAGCCCGCACTCCTTTTCTTTGAACTTGCACGCGAAAGCTTGGGTCCAGCCCTTCACATTGTAAGAGCATCACTAGTAGTACCCTCAAACCCTGAAACCCTAAAAAATAACCTCTTTTTTATGGGTTGAAACAAAAAaacgcaaagactagaacccttTAACCCCTAAACCCGTAAACAATTTTAAGGGTTGGAGCCCGGGTCGCTCTCCCAGCCTCTAAAAGTGAGGGTTGGAGAGGGGAAACAACCCCAACCTCTATTCCTCTGTTGCGCGCGCGGGAGGGAAAAATCAGGTTCGTCTCCCGCCTCCGTCCTCAAGCCCGCCTCCTCCCTTGCCCCGCCCGTCGCCCTGCCCCcaatcgccgccggccgccgcgcgccaTGCAGCCGCCGCCCGCCCCCGTCCTCACGCCCGCCTCCTCCCTTGCCCCGCCCGTCGCCCCGCCCCCAATCGCCGCCTTCGTGACGCCCACGTCGGCCCAGCAGCCGCCTGTCCCGAGCCAGGCGCAGGTCGCGTCGGTGGTGGCCGCCACCCACGTCCTCGGCGCCAAGCGGCGGCGTGCTGGCCAGCACTTCGTCCCTCCGCAGCCCGCAGTCGCCCCGCCCcccgcctcctccctcgccccgTCCGAACTCACCCTGCCGCAGCCGCCCACCACCAAGTGCCGTCGAAAGACGTCGTCGGTTGGGCCGAAGGGTGCTGCGGTCGCCAAGCTCGCTGCGGGAGGGACCTCGTTCGTGAAGAGGACCACCTCCCGGACGAAGACCGCGCCCGCGCCCCCAATCGCCGACCCTCCGCCCATCGTGCACgaggtgctcgacggaatgccgcAACGACGACGTTGTTCATGGGACTTCTCCAAGGCGCGGAGGTGGACCTCGGGGCTCCTCCTCTCGAACCCTTTGGGTTTGGTGATGACTTGGAGGAAGAGGGTGATGAGGAGGAGGTGACCGAGATAGAGGAGGAGGCGTTCGCCGCCGTTGCCCGCCCCGCCGTGCGCTCGACAAACTATACCGAGGCCGAAGATATTCTCTTGGTTCGTGCTTGGGCACATGTGGGGATGGATGCAAGCACCGGTACCGATCAAACCGGTAAACGCTATTGGCAACGCATAGAGGACACCTATTGCAAGATCAAGCCGAAGACCAGTGGGTACATATCTCGTACATACCGgtcgcttcaaggccggtgggagttGATGAAGCCCCAATGTTCTCGTTGGAGTGCGACAATGGACCAAGTGAAGGATGCACCACCTAGTGGAACCGTGGAGAGTGACTATGTGAGTACATGTGTGTGTTTTCACATCTATTTTGATGCTCTTACAGCTATTGTTAGGTTCTtatgtgtgtttactatgttattGGTGGGTTTGTAGGAGGCAATTGCCGGCTTGAGGTACAAGGAGATGGCCGCTCCCAAGGGCAAAGCATTCTCATTTAAGCATGTTTGGGCAATTCTTCAAACTTTTGACAAGTGGAAGTTGAGGGATCAAGAGACTGCACCCAAGAAGGCATCAATGCTTAGGATGGATGATAGTGATGAGGATGAAAGGAACTTGTGCAAGCCCGAGGGAACCAAGAAGGATAAGCTAAGGAAGAAGATGGAAGTAGAAGCGTCAAACATAAGCGAGAAGATGGAGCATATGATGAATTCAAGGGAGACATTGACAATGAAGACATTGGAGACAAAGCTTCTTATCaccgagaagaagaaagaggtgaaGCTTGCACAAGTTGAAGCAAGGCGTGAAGAAGCCAAGCGCAAGCCGACttggaggagaggatgatcaaGGTTAAAGAAGCAAAGGCATGGAAAGAACTCATGGTGGAAGAGAAGgatcacatgatgatgtccaaGAAGGACATGGATGAAGACCAATTGATGTGGTGGAGGGACTACAAGGAGGACATCGCGGAGAGGAAGAGGATATTTCGTGGTGCGTCCTCTACTCTTCAAGGTGACACTCCGATGAGTGGTGGTGGCGATGGCGGTGTGGAGGACTCCACCACTGGCGCCTATGGAGGTGCTTGATGGACGTGGAAGTGGTCCAGGAGATGGCGCCGAGGTGCAACTATTTGGTGATGGTGCCGATGAGAGGGggaagatgatgattttgtgatGTAAACTATTAAGCCATGCATCAATGATTTTCATTTCCTAGTTTGTTTCAAGGTTGATTGTGTTTTTCTAGTGATAATTGTGATATGTCAAATGACAGTTTTAAGGGTTGGGGTTgcggcaaagactagaaccctcaaactcaacccttataacggaatattccgttataagggttgagtttgagggttctagtctttgcccatgtttttcaacccttaaaagtgccAAAAAATGCCAATTCTCAACCCTTAAActggtttgagggt encodes the following:
- the LOC123141835 gene encoding uncharacterized protein, whose amino-acid sequence is MEQLLDSFPQPAVYDALSLLEQVKACFAPDLDVTAEFLDLFARFSRREIVDIPAVVARAYALLHGHPDLIQRFDTYNPFLRRPAQHEAEPVRDDDPPKRPKRERRHPAAASVDADCAGAMRFLERVKLADAGLYDRVLALLFNVRSEVKLDANQIYDEARRIFGSAHGHLLRGFTEYLPTGRDFLRRRPKKEPPEEHRAPAPKRKAPAAGTATIRVDAACKKKPRVDERKTTNQRASSAVDAPKSGDKFSKFREAWEFETAYTKLVVTMRRTKKALQELKPKKKSREEAEPAKEPPEEIKPSPGDHARPRTFEELYPSRECREVIQEMYGEMLAPMREALEDGARTELALKTIKRRLKKLEEVAVKIARERRDPARVERRMAELAIDRVALLRGRAERAAALNRDGPCESPAGMSETKIAVDQDCR